A genomic stretch from Pomacea canaliculata isolate SZHN2017 linkage group LG2, ASM307304v1, whole genome shotgun sequence includes:
- the LOC112558273 gene encoding uncharacterized protein LOC112558273 isoform X2 has protein sequence MTYLITTKYNASDPHSDIKSAWICLGRTVLNCDILGWLEADTESKTEGPASITNQIINGVPVWIRIRVQNYVELQALGHADNPIIVDITPPLVGKVYDGPLTRHDLSYSKDSNMYCANWYNFTDPESGIGFYMGAVTSASGKLLTELEVLDRRQSMQCIQFSNPSLKHNTSYHFMLVAFNGGHKQLNVTSISDGVLVDLTPPKEGKVIDGLSENFEDLHFSVHKSTVAARWQGFSDSESGIMQYEVQIERAENLTTNFQVLQEWENVNLDTTFEKHRFSLRHRDVVRTKLRVSNGALNTITSETDSFIIDLTPPELYSLWDGLGSSDIEYQSDITSLSAKFEFHDDESGIDYYKYQVYQTMHGHHAQIIPATKNDWNRLPSGPRNSLTVNGLTLTSGLRYSIRMAAVNSAGSVTTYDTNGVLVDNTPPTMERVHVGVLSTEDEIDLDGYVLQSDQSDIKANWLATDHESGIDHYEVAVGTSPGATDVLDWRNVGKEQDRYISGLNLQLTDNNTDIPLYYVTVRAYNGAGDVSPSLISKKIKVLQEDKAGVVVDGGLDTVLLSSAGQNDEDYQSNMWSVTAQFRGFSSHLHGLTHFDWAVGSSPGAEDVLPLMAMGIVHDEEEDQTPGMGIASRGIAHAVLPLEPGKKYYTTVRALNNNGQAVQSTSDGFTVDREKPKLGLISLSSETNTSALQMPEKVFYQQEPDALTARWTFGDADSIVKKLHFSVGSYPGASDIKSVTEVTVTETGEAALPSRRIDLKTDGHPSILTLWAEDSVGLKTQLISPTVVVDTSPPDQGTVVCPSFIQTHSQVECTWAGFEDLQSPITSFTFYMGTQPGLDDVIAPVIMEGHVTSYTVSGLKDIVEHQTKVYATVVAKNAIGLTTMAQSRPISMDTSPPLAGFVVELNDAYIIIADNATATSLANVFTCNSQDDMKLQLGIHLVVVRSKNFTRCPVVFGISWSVDLTSMVKESESSFGVRENSNGIIQWLLH, from the exons ATGACCTATCTGATCACTACTAAGTACAATGCTAG TGACCCTCACTCAGACATAAAAAGTGCATGGATCTGCTTGGGGCGCACTGTTCTCAACTGTGACATTCTGGGATGGTTAGAGGCAGATACAGAAAGCAAAACTGAGGGCCCAGCTAGCATTACCAATCAGATAATAAATGGTGTTCCTGTCTGGATCAGGATAAGAGTGCAGAACTATG TGGAGCTGCAGGCCTTGGGTCATGCAGACAACCCCATCATTGTGGACATCACTCCTCCTCTTGTTGGCAAAGTGTATGATGGACCACTGACCAGACATGACCTCAGTTACAGCAAGGACAGCAACATG TATTGTGCAAACTGGTATAACTTCACTGACCCTGAGTCAGGCATTGGTTTCTACATGGGGGCTGTGACATCAGCCAGTGGCAAGTTACTGACAGAGCTAGAAGTTCTGGACCGCCGCCAGTCCATGCAGTGCATTCAGTTCAGCAACCCTTCTCTGAAGCACAACACCTCATATCACTTTATGCTGGTGGCCTTCAATGGGGGACATAAACAGCTCAATGTGACAAGCATTTCAGATGGag TTCTTGTGGACCTTACACCACCTAAAGAAGGTAAAGTTATTGATGGTCTCTCAGAGAACTTTGAGGACCTTCACTTCAGTGTGCACAAGTCCACAGTAGCAGCTCGCTGGCAGGGTTTCAGCGATTCAGAATCAGGCATCATGCAGTATGAAGTGCAGATTGAACGAGCTGA GAATCTCACAACAAACTTCCAGGTTCTTCAAGAGTGGGAGAATGTAAATCTAGACACAACATTTGAGAAACACAGGTTCAGCCTTAGACACAGGGATGTTGTCAGGACTAAGCTGAGGGTCAGCAATGGTGCTCTCAACACTATTACTTCTGAGACAGACTCCTTCATCATAGACCTGACTCCACCAGAACTTTACAGCTTATGGGATGGACTAGGAAGTTCAGATATTGAATACCAG TCTGACATCACCAGCCTCTCAGCCAAATTTGAATTTCATGATGATGAATCTGGCATTGACTACTACAAGTATCAGGTCTACCAGACAATGCATGGACACCATGCACAAATAATTCCAG caaCAAAAAATGATTGGAATCGCCTACCATCTGGACCAAGGAATAGTCTGACAGTGAATGGCCTTACATTAACCAGTGGTTTGCGGTACTCCATTCGCATGGCTGCTGTCAACTCTGCAGGATCTGTCACCACCTACGATACAAATGGTGTTCTGGTCGACAACACTCCTCCCACT aTGGAGAGGGTGCATGTTGGTGTTCTTTCCACCGAAGATGAGATAGATTTAGATGGCTATGTTCTTCAGAGTGACCAGTCTGACATCAAGGCTAACTGGCTGGCCACTGACCATGAGAGTGGAATTGATCATTATGAGGTGGCTGTGGGCACCAGTCCAG GTGCCACTGATGTGCTGGATTGGCGGAATGTGGGTAAAGAGCAGGACAGATATATCTCAGGATTGAACCTCCAACtcacagacaacaacactgacattcCCTTGTATTACGTCACTGTCAGAGCTTACAATGGTGCAGGGGATGTCAGTCCGTCACTAATTTCAAAGAAGATCAAAGTACTTCAAGAGGACAAAGCAG GTGTAGTAGTTGATGGTGGGCTGGACACTGTTCTCTTGAGCAGTGCGGGCCAGAACGATGAGGACTATCAGAGTAACATGTGGAGTGTCACAGCACAGTTCCGCGGCTTCTCAAGTCACCTACATGGTCTTACGCACTTTGACTGGGCTGTAGGTTCAAGTCCTGGTGCTGAAGATGTGCTGCCTCTGATGGCCATGGGTATTGTGCATGATGAGGAAGAGGACCAAACACCTGGCATGG GAATAGCCAGTCGAGGCATTGCTCATGCTGTGCTGCCCTTGGAACCAGGCAAGAAATACTACACAACTGTACGTGCTCTCAACAACAATGGTCAGGCTGTGCAGTCAACATCAGATGGCTTCACTGTTGACAGAGAGAAACCCAAGCTTGGACTCATCAG CCTGTCATCTGAAACAAACACAAGTGCACTTCAGATGCCAGAGAAAGTTTTCTACCAGCAGGAGCCAGATGCACTCACGGCTAGGTGGACATTTGGTGATGCAGACAGTATTGtgaaaaaacttcatttttctgttggctCTTACCCTGGTGCCTCTGACATCAAGTCAGTCACAGAGGTGACTGTAACTGAAACTGGGGAAGCTGCTTTACCCTCCAGACGAATTGACTTGAAGACAGATG GTCATCCCAGTATATTGACACTTTGGGCAGAGGATTCTGTTGGACTCAAAACTCAGCTTATCTCTCCCACTGTTGTAGTGGACACTAGCCCTCCGGATCAAGGCACAGTTGTGTGCCCTTCTTTCATCCAG ACTCATTCGCAAGTGGAGTGCACATGGGCAGGTTTTGAGGATTTGCAATCTCCAATAACCTCTTTCACTTTCTACATGGGCACACAACCTGGTCTAGATGATGTTATTGCACCTGTGATCATGGAGGGACATGTGACCAGCTACACTGTATCTG GTCTGAAGGACATTGTGGAGCACCAGACCAAGGTATACGCTACAGTTGTTGCTAAAAATGCTATTGGTCTGACGACAATGGCACAGTCACGTCCTATCTCCATGGATACAAGTCCTCCTCTTGCAGGCTTTGTGGTAGAACTTAATGATGCATACATTATCATTGCTGATAATGCTACAGCTACCAGCCTGGCCAATGTTTTCACTTGCAATAGCCAAGatg ATATGAAGTTGCAATTGGGTATACACCTGGTGGTGGTCAGATCAAAGAATTTCACGAGGTGCCCAGTGGTGTTCGGTATCAGTTGGTCAGTGGACTTGACCTCTATGGTCAAAGAAAG TGAAAGCAGTTTTGGGGTCAGGGAAAACAGCAATGGCATCATCCAATGGCTTCTCCATTGA
- the LOC112558273 gene encoding uncharacterized protein LOC112558273 isoform X1 — protein MTYLITTKYNASDPHSDIKSAWICLGRTVLNCDILGWLEADTESKTEGPASITNQIINGVPVWIRIRVQNYVELQALGHADNPIIVDITPPLVGKVYDGPLTRHDLSYSKDSNMYCANWYNFTDPESGIGFYMGAVTSASGKLLTELEVLDRRQSMQCIQFSNPSLKHNTSYHFMLVAFNGGHKQLNVTSISDGVLVDLTPPKEGKVIDGLSENFEDLHFSVHKSTVAARWQGFSDSESGIMQYEVQIERAENLTTNFQVLQEWENVNLDTTFEKHRFSLRHRDVVRTKLRVSNGALNTITSETDSFIIDLTPPELYSLWDGLGSSDIEYQSDITSLSAKFEFHDDESGIDYYKYQVYQTMHGHHAQIIPATKNDWNRLPSGPRNSLTVNGLTLTSGLRYSIRMAAVNSAGSVTTYDTNGVLVDNTPPTMERVHVGVLSTEDEIDLDGYVLQSDQSDIKANWLATDHESGIDHYEVAVGTSPGATDVLDWRNVGKEQDRYISGLNLQLTDNNTDIPLYYVTVRAYNGAGDVSPSLISKKIKVLQEDKAGVVVDGGLDTVLLSSAGQNDEDYQSNMWSVTAQFRGFSSHLHGLTHFDWAVGSSPGAEDVLPLMAMGIVHDEEEDQTPGMGIASRGIAHAVLPLEPGKKYYTTVRALNNNGQAVQSTSDGFTVDREKPKLGLISLSSETNTSALQMPEKVFYQQEPDALTARWTFGDADSIVKKLHFSVGSYPGASDIKSVTEVTVTETGEAALPSRRIDLKTDGHPSILTLWAEDSVGLKTQLISPTVVVDTSPPDQGTVVCPSFIQTHSQVECTWAGFEDLQSPITSFTFYMGTQPGLDDVIAPVIMEGHVTSYTVSGLKDIVEHQTKVYATVVAKNAIGLTTMAQSRPISMDTSPPLAGFVVELNDAYIIIADNATATSLANVFTCNSQDECKTIDVVCQKSLTSVLVAWSPFEDPETGISKYEVAIGYTPGGGQIKEFHEVPSGVRYQLVSGLDLYGQRK, from the exons ATGACCTATCTGATCACTACTAAGTACAATGCTAG TGACCCTCACTCAGACATAAAAAGTGCATGGATCTGCTTGGGGCGCACTGTTCTCAACTGTGACATTCTGGGATGGTTAGAGGCAGATACAGAAAGCAAAACTGAGGGCCCAGCTAGCATTACCAATCAGATAATAAATGGTGTTCCTGTCTGGATCAGGATAAGAGTGCAGAACTATG TGGAGCTGCAGGCCTTGGGTCATGCAGACAACCCCATCATTGTGGACATCACTCCTCCTCTTGTTGGCAAAGTGTATGATGGACCACTGACCAGACATGACCTCAGTTACAGCAAGGACAGCAACATG TATTGTGCAAACTGGTATAACTTCACTGACCCTGAGTCAGGCATTGGTTTCTACATGGGGGCTGTGACATCAGCCAGTGGCAAGTTACTGACAGAGCTAGAAGTTCTGGACCGCCGCCAGTCCATGCAGTGCATTCAGTTCAGCAACCCTTCTCTGAAGCACAACACCTCATATCACTTTATGCTGGTGGCCTTCAATGGGGGACATAAACAGCTCAATGTGACAAGCATTTCAGATGGag TTCTTGTGGACCTTACACCACCTAAAGAAGGTAAAGTTATTGATGGTCTCTCAGAGAACTTTGAGGACCTTCACTTCAGTGTGCACAAGTCCACAGTAGCAGCTCGCTGGCAGGGTTTCAGCGATTCAGAATCAGGCATCATGCAGTATGAAGTGCAGATTGAACGAGCTGA GAATCTCACAACAAACTTCCAGGTTCTTCAAGAGTGGGAGAATGTAAATCTAGACACAACATTTGAGAAACACAGGTTCAGCCTTAGACACAGGGATGTTGTCAGGACTAAGCTGAGGGTCAGCAATGGTGCTCTCAACACTATTACTTCTGAGACAGACTCCTTCATCATAGACCTGACTCCACCAGAACTTTACAGCTTATGGGATGGACTAGGAAGTTCAGATATTGAATACCAG TCTGACATCACCAGCCTCTCAGCCAAATTTGAATTTCATGATGATGAATCTGGCATTGACTACTACAAGTATCAGGTCTACCAGACAATGCATGGACACCATGCACAAATAATTCCAG caaCAAAAAATGATTGGAATCGCCTACCATCTGGACCAAGGAATAGTCTGACAGTGAATGGCCTTACATTAACCAGTGGTTTGCGGTACTCCATTCGCATGGCTGCTGTCAACTCTGCAGGATCTGTCACCACCTACGATACAAATGGTGTTCTGGTCGACAACACTCCTCCCACT aTGGAGAGGGTGCATGTTGGTGTTCTTTCCACCGAAGATGAGATAGATTTAGATGGCTATGTTCTTCAGAGTGACCAGTCTGACATCAAGGCTAACTGGCTGGCCACTGACCATGAGAGTGGAATTGATCATTATGAGGTGGCTGTGGGCACCAGTCCAG GTGCCACTGATGTGCTGGATTGGCGGAATGTGGGTAAAGAGCAGGACAGATATATCTCAGGATTGAACCTCCAACtcacagacaacaacactgacattcCCTTGTATTACGTCACTGTCAGAGCTTACAATGGTGCAGGGGATGTCAGTCCGTCACTAATTTCAAAGAAGATCAAAGTACTTCAAGAGGACAAAGCAG GTGTAGTAGTTGATGGTGGGCTGGACACTGTTCTCTTGAGCAGTGCGGGCCAGAACGATGAGGACTATCAGAGTAACATGTGGAGTGTCACAGCACAGTTCCGCGGCTTCTCAAGTCACCTACATGGTCTTACGCACTTTGACTGGGCTGTAGGTTCAAGTCCTGGTGCTGAAGATGTGCTGCCTCTGATGGCCATGGGTATTGTGCATGATGAGGAAGAGGACCAAACACCTGGCATGG GAATAGCCAGTCGAGGCATTGCTCATGCTGTGCTGCCCTTGGAACCAGGCAAGAAATACTACACAACTGTACGTGCTCTCAACAACAATGGTCAGGCTGTGCAGTCAACATCAGATGGCTTCACTGTTGACAGAGAGAAACCCAAGCTTGGACTCATCAG CCTGTCATCTGAAACAAACACAAGTGCACTTCAGATGCCAGAGAAAGTTTTCTACCAGCAGGAGCCAGATGCACTCACGGCTAGGTGGACATTTGGTGATGCAGACAGTATTGtgaaaaaacttcatttttctgttggctCTTACCCTGGTGCCTCTGACATCAAGTCAGTCACAGAGGTGACTGTAACTGAAACTGGGGAAGCTGCTTTACCCTCCAGACGAATTGACTTGAAGACAGATG GTCATCCCAGTATATTGACACTTTGGGCAGAGGATTCTGTTGGACTCAAAACTCAGCTTATCTCTCCCACTGTTGTAGTGGACACTAGCCCTCCGGATCAAGGCACAGTTGTGTGCCCTTCTTTCATCCAG ACTCATTCGCAAGTGGAGTGCACATGGGCAGGTTTTGAGGATTTGCAATCTCCAATAACCTCTTTCACTTTCTACATGGGCACACAACCTGGTCTAGATGATGTTATTGCACCTGTGATCATGGAGGGACATGTGACCAGCTACACTGTATCTG GTCTGAAGGACATTGTGGAGCACCAGACCAAGGTATACGCTACAGTTGTTGCTAAAAATGCTATTGGTCTGACGACAATGGCACAGTCACGTCCTATCTCCATGGATACAAGTCCTCCTCTTGCAGGCTTTGTGGTAGAACTTAATGATGCATACATTATCATTGCTGATAATGCTACAGCTACCAGCCTGGCCAATGTTTTCACTTGCAATAGCCAAGatg agtgCAAGACAATTGACGTAGTGTGTCAAAAATCACTGACTAGTGTTTTAGTTGCCTGGTCACCCTTTGAAGACCCAGAAACTGGAATTAGCAA ATATGAAGTTGCAATTGGGTATACACCTGGTGGTGGTCAGATCAAAGAATTTCACGAGGTGCCCAGTGGTGTTCGGTATCAGTTGGTCAGTGGACTTGACCTCTATGGTCAAAGAAAG TGA